The genome window ACTAGTAATCTAATCCCTTAATATCCCTTTTTGTTTGAGCCATATCAAACGCTCTTAAATTTATATATTCCTCATAGGAGCATAATATCAACAGAACAACCAGGACTCATCTTGCTAGTCTTACTAGAGACCTTCATCTAAGGtacttataaaaattaaagattaacTCAAGAATCCCATTTGAAAAAGTCCAGAATTTGGAGATATTGACAACCACTGATAGTTTTAGACTGTTCTCCTACAAGAGACTGCTGAGTGCTTCAGACAGTTCACTCATTCAtacattcaacaagtattttttaGTGCCTACCATGTTCCAGCACTATACTAGACATTTAAGATAGAACAATGTATAACAGGTGGGGAAGTTATTTATATACAACTATTAACAATttgatatctatctatatatatctattatttatatataactatTACCAATTCGATATctatctatacatatacatgtatatgtagcAAATGTATAGCATACAGAATTACTTCAGTAGTAATacaaagttaataaatatttacttcatttaagatttactattaattatttcaaagtgtggtgattgtttccatttttatgccAATTATTTTGCATCCAAAGGTAATTGTGAGGTATGTCTCAAAAGGCTTTAAAAGATCATTTAGTGTTGGATTCCATATGGCTGCTATATAAAGTTTATCATGaactcatctttattattttcccccTTATTAACAGTAAATTACCATTCTATGCCTTCAAagccacatatatttttaaaactaagcactaattataataatttcagataaacaaaagaatGATGACATATAAATGTCTCCATTCTGTGTTGTACTTCTATTTCCTATGTAATTGTGTGTTTAAGATAGTAAGAATACCTAGTATAAAAGTAAGGTatcgcctaaaaaaaaaaaagtaaggtatCACATGAGTAGCACTGGGTCCTTCTCTATGTTATGTTGTTTCCCaaaattatttcactttgttATTATTGgttaaaaaccttaaaataaaatttatttaacttttgctATGTAACATCACTATAAAATTTGTCTTATGGTGTAAAGTAAAACTTCTATTATTCAATATACAAATATGATAGGTGAGAAAGAATGGGTAAGTAAAAGACAATTATACTGGAAGTTTATTTTTACTAGCAGTGTATTTTGTCAAcacttttataatataaatttcaCCCAATCCCCATTATGTGCCTTGGTTATTTTCCATCAGTTGTGATGAATTTGTATTGATTCATCTACATTCTTACCTAGTCTCCTATGTAAGTAAACAACATACACTTTCAAAATGGTTGACTATTGTTAAAGCTTGGAGTTAGTTTTCACTGTGCAAAGTtaaatggactttttaaaaattatttaaaattttattaataataattcttgTTTAGGACCTGCCGATGTACCTCTGATGTCACCAGGTGGTACTTTGCCACCAATATATCTGCCTCCTGGTTACACGTTTCAGGTATTCTACTGTGATTTTATTTGGTGTTTAGCACTAAGCCATCACATAACAGTTTTCATTATGTTACTATATGATATGAGAACTTCTggaatactatttatttattcactttattgttATCATCAGTGCTAAAAAGCAACTGCAGTGATGTTTAACCAAACCTCCCTAGACTGTCTTGAAAATAATGCCTTATTCATCTAATGAATTTGTATCTCTTCATATTCATTAATCCTccattgctttttgtttctgagtATTTTAACCAATCAATTATTTATTACAGTTGCTACAGTAAAGGCTTCTGACAGTGTGTGGACTTTAGTCCCAAAAATTACTTAGTATTTTCAGTTCAGTAGTATTTCATTTTCAGTTGCTAGACTACAAAGGgcactttttaaaacttcctcAAATGTTTACTAAACACCTAAAATGGGCAGGGAGGTTTGGCTCCTATAGAGATTGAGATATTACATGGCCTCAGGAATTTTATAATTGATAATATGTCTTTTTCTATTGCATGGCTGTAGAGATCAAGAACACACCAAAGTCAATATAATAGGCTTTAATTCTAAATGGAATTGTCTATTTGGGCAATAtctaacaacaaaacaaatgcatATATACCCATtcacccagcaattctactttgaGGAATTTATCCAAAGTTGTATTGTTATAAATCTGGAATAACAAATGCACAAGattatttgttacaatattgtttgtAATCACAAAAGGCTGGAAACAACCTGCATGCTTTTCAATGGGGGCTGTTGTAGTATATCCATTTAATCAGATAGTGGAGCACTAAGCAGCAGTGCAAGAAAATGGGGAAGCCCTATGTATTGATATAGAAAGATCTTCAAGATAAATTTctattgtaaaaaaacaaactacagaaTGTGCAAATAATGCTACTTGTATGtaattaagaaggaagaaaaataagaatctgTATTCTTATTTGCTTGCAAGACCTAAAGAAATTCTGGACAGTTTCATAAGAAACCAAGAACAGTAGTTATCTACTGAAGGGGGGCATTGAGGAAATAAGGGTTAGGAAGGaaacttttcatgtatttttttatactttatggTTTTGAACCACGTCAATATATTATCTCTTtgtcaaaaattacatttttgaatGCTATACAAGtggggaaaaggaagaatgaTCTTGCCTCCCGTTGACATAGTTTCACTTGATTATTGGGTTTTGATCCTTTATGGTTTAAGAGCACAGactataaatctaaaacttaGTAGGAAAATGCTGATTTTTATGGATTCTAATATGTTTATATGATTCTGTTTTCCATCTTAGGTGGTGGAAGAAAATGGGATTCGAAAAATTATCATCGTGCCTCAGACAACTGACTACCACATGACCATGTCTGCTCCTCTACAACAAGTATCACACATCATTGCACCAGCTTCTCCTTTGTATCCACAAGCCCCTCAACTGATGTATCCCTCAGCTCAAGGGGAGTTTCTACCACCTTACATCCAAGAGGCTGTGCCACAGCAGCTGCTGCCACCACCAGCAGCCTTTATATACCATGAGCAGCATGGTagtatataattttcttaaacataaaatattttgagtttgttAAAATTAACAGCTTTGggcaattattaaaatttaaaaagtaacatttctATGAATGACTGCATTTCATGAGTATATATTAGAATTGATGATAATAGTTACTGGTTTGTATCAGGCAAAATGCCCATAAAcagaattttctataaatttttgtACTTTGATATAGCATATgatttatgatatttattttattgactgggTCTATAAAATCATattgaaaatcattaaaaatgttttcattattaataacATACAGTGGGAATATAAAAGACACAATCATCTTAGGAACCTAAAATTTGGAAGTGGAGTTACTCCCTAGAAAACACTGTTTGTATTTgctcatgtttttctttctgtatttcaatacataataaatactcacatacacacatacatacctaaTATCTGTATTAAAGCAAAGTAGAAACATTTTTTGAAGTAAAGCATGGCTTATCAGTGCGTTTTGGTGGTTtgaaaagaagatttaaaagattttgagatatgtaatattataattattaaacagTATTCCATTATCTCTTTTAGAAACCTATTCCCATAGAAGAGCAAATTACAACCAAATTGATGAAAGGGCTGCTAAAACGAGAGaacatatgaagaaaaaaatgaaagaacgcCAAATTGGTGAACACAAGAATATCAACACCTCATTGCTTTTGAACAAAGATAAAGATTTTTCCAGTATTCCTGGTACTCCAAGCACCTACACTGTTGACAGTACTTCAGGCACCTACACTGTGGACAACACTTCCAGCACTTACACTGTGGACAATGCTCCAAGTACCTACACTGCCAAAAATACTTTGAGCACCTACACTGTGAACAATGCTCTGAACATTTACACTGCTAACAATACTCCCACTACTCACACTGTTGACCACCCTCCAAGCACTTGTATCTGACGATACTCACTACAATTCTTCCACTGACCGTGCTCCTAGTGCTTCCATCACAGACACTGCTCTGAACCCTTCCACCACTGAAAATAGTGTTCAGAGCCCTTTCAGCACTAATTATGCCTCTGAGACGTCCACCTCTGACCGTACTCCCACACCGTCACCTAGTCACAGCATTCCAAGCTCTTCCATTTCTGACAATGCTCCCAACACTCCCATCTCTGAAAGTGTTCCCACTACTTCTGCCACTGATGGTTCTCTCAATATAGACAATGCTGCCAGCACTTCCAATGCTGCCAGTACTCATGTTGAAACTAGTCATGGAAACAAATGGAATGATACAGGAAGTGGAGACATCAAGCAGAAACCTGGTGGAAAACAAAGCAAGAGCCCATCATCAAATACTATAGAAAAAGGTAAGGTGAGGAGTTTGGTTTCCTCACCAGTGAACAGACATCCTAATGTTTAGGAATCTCAGTGCATTTTAAATATCTAGGTGCCATTTTCTGCTTCCATTTCCTCTGGCCTTCTTTGTACCCTTACCTCTAAATTCTTAACAAAACCACAATTAagctgtctttttaaattatggagaAATGACCACCCTCATGCAAAATGTGTCAGGTATCTTATGTACataccatatatttttttctagttgtctGCCAGTAAAACATTCCAAGTTACTCTACCATCCTAACAAGttcacataattttatttaaattgaggATTTTGGTTCATCTTTTATTAGAGTTTATTTAATAGTATACACTTTCGactgctttcttcttttaaaacttttaatgtaAATTGCTAATAGGTGTTAGTAGATCTCTTGGTGATGATGTATTTGTAGTTGGATAATAGACATCCaacttctttctcttgtttttgccaatgtaatattttgttttggGGTGCTTTTCTACTTTTAGAATGCAGAACAGAACATGGAACGTCATGCTGTTTCAGCATTGAGAAGCCTGTAGTAAGTAACTAAAGTGaatatttaagtatttcttttaatttactttgTCACTGTAAAACATGTAAATTCACTGATATTTTTCTGTAGCACAATTTTAATTTGAAGCCTTTACCTGGTTAAAATTTCATAATCTCCTTTAGCTATTCAATACATAAAGAACCAGTTTTGCATTGTTAAAGATAATATTAATGGCTCATTGTTTAATCACAGTATTAAGCACCTAATATGAGAAGAATGATATACTTAGCATCAAACAAGactcagggggacttccctggtggtgcagttgctaagaatccgcctgccaatgcaggggacatggattcaatccctggtccgggaagatcccacatgctgccaagctattaagcccctgtgccacaactactgagcctgtgctctagagcccatgagccacaactattgagccctcaagccacaactactgaagcccatgtgcctagagcccatgctccacaacaaaagaagccaccgcaatgagaagcccccgcaccacaacaaagaatagcccccactggctgcaactagagaaagctggcatgcagcaacgaagacccaatgcagccaataaataaataaataaagacttagGGAAAGATTACATCAAAAATTAcagattataatttttaagtatCCTActtgaatttttgttatttattttagatttctgaTATTCAAACAAGATCTGCTGTTATTTCATGGAAACCACATGGTTCTGAGAAATGCAATCATACTAAATCTCCTGTAACATTTGAATTAGCAATATCTAACAAtggtaaaaatggaaaatataaaaatgtgtatatgtaagTATCTTTTTAATCATCTCTCATTTCACATAATTCAATTCAAATATGCTATCTAGCATATCGACCTCAACTTATACTGAGGCTAagttcaaaagatttttctgcagttttttccAAGTTTTGAGTGCAATTTCTATGGAAATAGTTTCATAAGTGGCGGTAGGTTGCCAGGTCAGTTCACAAAATGCATTAAATCATAGGTATTTTAGAACTGAGGGGAACCTTAAATATCAACTGGTTGAGTCTCTTCAGTTTACAGATTTCCTATTTGACAAGTTTAGACTTGGAGGAGAAAAGATTGCCTCcaaatctctcttctctttttttcacttaggtCATTTTAGGGCAAAAGAAAGTTTCACATGATGGTAGGCCTTTGGGTACACAAGGGGGGTATTTGCATTGCAATGGGAATATAAGACTTGGGCTTTCCTGGTGATTTCATTATAGGAACTGGTTATAATGTAGAACTATGATAGCAGTAGGATGAGTTTAGGAATGTGCccagaaaataaaaccagaactAGAGAGGATACAATGGAGGATACAGTAAGAGTATACCCAACCACTTCCACCAGCTTCTCGACTGGATAGGGACATGCAATCTGAAAGATAACAACCTGAGAGACACACAGTGGAAAGGAAATCCCAagtagggaagaaagagaaattctcTTGCCCACCAAACAACTAGGCAGGAAATAAGTCAGAGATCTGGAGCTGTCTATACAGcactttaaaaatcataacaTAACTTTTATTTGCTAGAATTTGTCATCTTTATTCAGACACacaaagtgaaaatttaaatgtaattagtTATTATgtagagttttatttcttttataattagcaactagaaattttttaatttaaaaattataatacacaATCTTCTATATTGAGTAGAGGGATGAGAAGATGTAAGATATGATGAAAAGCGATTTATAAAATTAAGCTTTGCATGAATTTACATAATGGTCTTTTTCTGGTGTTATGTATTGCACAAAAGTCActgtttttttacaaaaatatacttTTGTTTGTTCCTCTGATCACCCTACAACCTTGAGAGGCCTTTGCCTAGAAGCATCAGCCTTTGCTTAGAAGTGACAATCTTTTAGCTCTTTTCAGAGGCTATTTCAGGGTTTAGAACCTGAGGAAGCTCCTTGAGGTGGTAGAGTACACCTACGTACCTATGACTATTTGCTCAGGAAGATGTAGGCATGGGTGCACAGCCACTCTTTACACTGTAGCAGATAGGTGGCCACCCCAAAAAGATTGCTCAGTGTGAACAAATAAATTGTGTGATGCATGGTGTCTTTGAGGCTTTTCATAccaacacaatttaaaataagCTAGTTAAAGACAAATCTGTATTAGTACAGTGTGAAGAAGTTGGAgtggtaaaataaaatttcacttctTATAGGTATATTAATTTGGCATGCAAATGAAGAATTTTGAATTATTAATATCATATTTTTGCATTCttataaatgtgttaaaattatCTAAATTTTAATGAGAATTGTGCTTCTTTATCAGTTAAATATATAACATTAAGACTATCATATAGCTTTTAAATCTGTGTGAGATCTGTTATAAACAAAGGTTATCTTCACAGTGGTGATGCAGTTACATTTACTGTACTTGACCTACAGCCATCCATGGCCTATTTTGTAAGGTAAGAACTCCATCCTACACAACCTCCCCCCATCTTGTAGCCAGCCAGACTCCCAAGTCTGTATCAGCTCACTACCTATGATTCCTATAGTCAGCCTTGCTACTTGCCAGCAGAGTGGTCTTTCATGCAAGCTTCAAAACAACTCCCTACAAATCCAGCATTAGttcactttctttcatttaaaacaagTAAAAGGGTGATTTGGGACCCGTTATTTGCAAAGATACAGCTTCACTcaattggaaaaatgtttataattaccTCCTAAGAAATGTATCTGGAAACTCAAGCATGCAATTTAGTACATATGTTTGgataaatatttgaaagcttACAACAATTGTCATTACTTTTTTAGAATTACAACCATAAGAGACTCAGCACACAAAACTGTGTCTGAAGTGGTTAGCTTCACAACTCCAGGTTGCAAACCAGACCCTCCACTTGCACCCAAACTGATTAACCGATCCAAGAACAGCCTGAATTTATAGTGGAAAGTAAGGATTTTATTGCCAAAAGCacctcaaaatgttttttaatttaaaaacattctttctaCTTTGTCTtgaatttaaatatgaaattttgCATGCCTCATCTGACCTATTTACCTAGCACTTTTCCTTCTCCAtaattatctttctcttctttctgtctaTATTGAGCATCGAGTAAATTGAGAAATGTCAATCAGAATTTCAATAATTAATTAAAGTTGAAATGTCAATTTCTACAACCtaaatttgtttataattttggtTACCAATAACTCTACCTCTTAATTTACTTAAGCACTAACTTTCTTCATTGCATAAAATTTgggaaacacaacaaaacacaaaatctgGCATGTGCTATAGGCTATAAAAAGtgcattttaactttaaaatctggattgcttcaaaaataaatgtaagcagattaattatatatattatatatatacatatacacatatgtatatacatatacatatatatgtgtgtatatatgtattatgtaaaAACAGCTCATCAtaattttatctttctgatatttttaggGTTCCAATGATAATGGTTCCAAAATAAACAGCTTCCTTTTGGAATGGGATGAGgtaagcagttttattttttaaaagcacttattTGTAAATGATTGTTAATATTATGAATTTTCGTTATTTGTAGCATCTtataatattctaatattttgtgtatattattaAGGGCAAAGGTGAAGACTTCAAAAGTTGCTATATAGGTACCATGAAACAGCACAAGATCCTTAAACTGAATGCTTCTATGAAATATTCATTCAGATTAGCTGCCAAAAATAACTTTGGCTTGAGGTACATTGAGTTATTGCAATATTTAAAagtctatac of Hippopotamus amphibius kiboko isolate mHipAmp2 chromosome X, mHipAmp2.hap2, whole genome shotgun sequence contains these proteins:
- the LOC130841479 gene encoding LOW QUALITY PROTEIN: fibronectin type III domain containing protein 3C1-like (The sequence of the model RefSeq protein was modified relative to this genomic sequence to represent the inferred CDS: substituted 1 base at 1 genomic stop codon) — its product is MTEHGLAPALTEIPPIAPVISGDPMHQMESYLDTTVGTQCTTNYSQMVTHPKRYTRWPSCPQYWIQQIILVQVNPGETLTIKSDDGDIQNIQGPADVPLMSPGGTLPPIYLPPGYTFQVVEENGIRKIIIVPQTTDYHMTMSAPLQQVSHIIAPASPLYPQAPQLMYPSAQGEFLPPYIQEAVPQQLLPPPAAFIYHEQHETYSHRRANYNQIDERAAKTREHMKKKMKERQIGEHKNINTSLLLNKDKDFSSIPGTPSTYTVDSTSGTYTVDNTSSTYTVDNAPTLVSDDTHYNSSTDRAPSASITDTALNPSTTENSVQSPFSTNYASETSTSDRTPTPSPSHSIPSSSISDNAPNTPISESVPTTSATDGSLNIDNAASTSNAASTHVETSHGNKWNDTGSGDIKQKPGGKQSKSPSSNTIEKECRTEHGTSCCFSIEKPVISDIQTRSAVISWKPHGSEKCNHTKSPVTFELAISNNGKNGKYKNVYIGDAVTFTVLDLQPSMAYFVRITTIRDSAHKTVSEVVSFTTPGCKPDPPLAPKLINRSKNSLNLXWKGSNDNGSKINSFLLEWDEGKGEDFKSCYIGTMKQHKILKLNASMKYSFRLAAKNNFGLSDFSEIAVFHTSGTMPPTPSPPKLKEAGICNLSLEWCAPTNTNPNDSLTYVLEMEEAGSGLGFKPKYNGEGLSCTIRNLQRSTTYKFRIFAYSMEGRSKPSGEVKYTTCPDKPGSPKKPYIKGKIHAHRVKIGWGACKVWGSVFLLETRTRGSWGTCSEFKMAAWWTDLDESDEFSAFDQAALLQKQVEAGPLQTFQQGSSGKANLSVFQMLAKGSSGKAYPPLQFFGAVSSRLDRPPSASAGLAGGWEAAACGAYAGAVTPPSAHAGVEPERGTRQLPSLSR